CCAAGGTTCATGCGATGGACGACGAGAGGTCGGGAGATTCCAAGGATGCCTGCCGCGTCGTTCGGACTGAGTTCTTGGTCCTCGGCGAGGAGAGCGACCCGCTCACCCTGGAGGAGATGCCCCAGTGCTGCCTCGAGCAGCGCCGCAGCCTTCGGCGGCAGCCTGACCACCTGATCCTCGCCGGACTTGCGGCGGAGCCGGACCTCGACCCGATCGCCCTTGCCGAGAGGCTTGGCGGCCTTGCGCTCCCGATCCGAGAGCTCGACGAACTGCAGGGTGTGGGTGGTCATGGCGGCGCTCCTTGTCATGCCCAGAGTCGGCTTGCACCAATCTAACTGAAATATCTGAAAGGTTCGGCGACAAAA
This is a stretch of genomic DNA from Labrys wisconsinensis. It encodes these proteins:
- a CDS encoding DNA-binding protein, producing MTTHTLQFVELSDRERKAAKPLGKGDRVEVRLRRKSGEDQVVRLPPKAAALLEAALGHLLQGERVALLAEDQELSPNDAAGILGISRPLVVHRMNLGELPFRYVGKHRRAKLKDVLVLKTRMDAQQKALEALAEDAEDLGRRYGV